Proteins from a single region of Phyllopteryx taeniolatus isolate TA_2022b chromosome 10, UOR_Ptae_1.2, whole genome shotgun sequence:
- the abhd18 gene encoding protein ABHD18: MGASRLDAFYRRLLLGKLFIGGWGRPEDLKRIFEFRKIIADRERCKSLVAKDYPVHINKTEAQTDCYIHDGVFISPLEHLVPGILPTEAVKARFQFIVPKRWQSNRPVCIHLAGTGDHFFWRRRTLMARPMVKEAGMASLLLENPYYGYRKPKDQLRSCLKNVSDLLVMGGALILESSVLLHWLESEGYSPVGMTGISMGGYMSSLAATNWPKPIPLIPCLSWSTASSVFTTGVLSKAVNWSELEKQYAINSVYEEEIIKLLEYCGADSFKMAQEFVKPSSGRGDSFDHLRDPPRGDRVSMGCYSRAGGKAEIGPGLWIGEGVAAPKLDTLLSVDNTKTRLDPSPSGFQANKWLTGKKEDSAKICRPSLHSESISFMKGVMDECTHMANFSVPVDTSLIIVVQAKEDAYIPRAGVLSLQEIWPGCEVRYLNGGHISAYLFKQNVFRQAIYDAFNRFCRKYPHLL, encoded by the exons ATGGGTGCGAGTCGACTGGACGCATTTTACAGAAGGCTGCTCCTCGGCAAACTCTTCATCGGGGGTTGGGGAAGGCCCGAAGACCTCAAGAG AATCTTTGAGTTCCGTAAGATCATTGCTGACAGAGAGAGATGCAAGTCTCTGGTGGCCAAGGACTATCCGGTGCATATAAACAAG ACAGAGGCGCAAACGGATTGTTACATCCATGACGGTGTCTTCATTTCACCTCTGGAGCACTTGGTTCCTGGAATCCTGCCAACTGAGGCTGTGAAAGCAAG gttcCAGTTTATAGTTCCTAAAAGATGGCAAAGCAACAGACCAGTATGTATTCACTTGGCTGGCACTGGGGACCAT TTCTTCTGGCGCCGAAGGACCCTGATGGCCAGGCCCATGGTCAAAGAAGCAGGAATGGCTTCCCTGCTTTTGGAGAACCCTTATT ATGGCTATCGAAAACCTAAAGACCAGTT ACGATCCTGTCTAAAGAATGTGTCAGACCTGCTTGTGATGGGTGGAGCTCTGATCTTGGAGTCCTCTGTGCTTCTCCATTGGCTGGAGAGTGAGGGGTACTCACCTGTTGGAATGACCGGTATTTCCATGGGGGGATAT ATGTCGTCTTTAGCAGCGACTAATTGGCCGAAGCCGATCCCTCTGATTCCCTGCCTGTCGTGGTCCACTGCCTCGAGTGTCTTCACCACG GGTGTGCTAAGTAAAGCAGTGAATTGGTCGGAGCTGGAGAAGCAATATGCCATTAATTCAGTGTATGAAGAAGAGATCATTAAGCTGTTGGAGTATTGTGGG GCTGACTCCTTCAAGATGGCTCAAGAATTTGTAAAACCCTCTTCGGGTAGAGGGGATTCTTTCGACCATCTACGAGACCCGCCGAGAGGAGACAGAGTGTCAATGGGCTGCTACTCAAGGGCGGGAGGAAAGGCCGAAATTGGGCCTGGCCTGTGGATCGGAGAGGGCGTGGCTGCACCCAAACTGGACACGTTATTATCGGTGGACAACACCAAGACGCGTTTAGACCCCTCACCGAG tggctTCCAAGCAAACAAATGGCTGACTGGCAAGAAGGAAGATTCAGCCAAAATCTGCCGGCCATCATTACACAGCGAGTCGATAAGCTTCATGAAGGGAGTGATGGATGAGTGTACACACATGGCCAACTTCTCTG TCCCTGTTGACACCAGTCTGATCATCGTGGTGCAGGCCAAAGAAGATGCCTACATCCCTCGTGCAGGGGTCCTGAGTCTGCAGGAGATTTGGCCTGGATGTGAAGTCCGTTATCTAAATGGAGGACATATCAGCGCTTATCTATTTAAACAGAACGTCTTCAG